In one Brienomyrus brachyistius isolate T26 chromosome 5, BBRACH_0.4, whole genome shotgun sequence genomic region, the following are encoded:
- the ubn2a gene encoding LOW QUALITY PROTEIN: ubinuclein-2a (The sequence of the model RefSeq protein was modified relative to this genomic sequence to represent the inferred CDS: deleted 1 base in 1 codon) translates to MAEPRKVPFVTLSAFAAGQSTEQRKRRREDDTDISVGDAGLGTAATGAAGCGMFAKAGDGDAAEPRGITVRLNLCLSEPSDQASAEFNYSELLQSVQVKKPAAGLPPALDPSDPFGDDERERQEVEALAKKFESKYGNQGKKKRKDRMQDLIDIGFGYDESDPFIDNSEAYDELVPASLTTKLGGFYINTGTLQFRAASESEGEDMFKDGKPHKKLKDGEDQVIKKRKKKEGNSMEEKKPRKNRVSKQGVSGLNRPEKKKRKKLMKDSLCLAAMIRRFNREKEEMRKKNCSANAVHHGPTPTPTPTASAGHHSTQAGAVSSDLSIADLPVDPTVMSLLGSANESELQELLGDLDFSLLDSSPQSSSPAQRENGLPGTGAPVAHKVGVGPLGRGQGVAGASGELLTPPPLPDGLPAPLAKRIEDLRAASRQFDQEGRKKFFTLDMNNILLDIELQVQEQPASVRAAIYSHLEAFVPCNKEALLKRLKKLSLNIQDDRLRGPLLKLKLAVCSVMPEQIAQYNMDCLAKAAKQQSEEGEKNGSEEEDEEKPGKRVMGPRKKFVWNDKLRSLLCNLVRVKLGCYELESQCSVSVEDYLKAFMENEVKPLWPKGWMQTRMLFKESRSVHSHLTGNLAKKKIVPTPKAKPKEGMWPQRPPASAAPAASPAPAIRRPPSSPSETICLSDSLDEDLTAPSLDSISHALALLSNAAKGLAQSDSPPSPPVPKMLTSTPVPPVATYASPLSQSPLSVKKEASGLPLANINTPSSSPSSSSSSSPCLPRPPSVSSSPSSTVVASAVHAEAYGMLKGGGSLPQSQRHPMPPAHRPGVTGVSKLNQTGSPSPPKPRPPPTASPLLPPQKAYCPAGVKAGVSPAHSSLVKSSTKANANSSSGGVPMSPQSRMNSHTPQLNPKSLQAPRLPHGPSPVQAPSHPQSKVHPHHQSNFITPMQATLTKSPHSSSSPIIKLTPRPPAPTLPPSSSPSPSPSLPALSRPQPIPQVHQYSPKNPGFRPPFSVPPAGVAAKPGQGTYSLAGGHKAAPHSSGATTNASPASAPSNSSRPTSSPSPTVSANHGQRQRSVSGAGQGPKPVASRAPVTPLPTAPVTSQLSQVSSASSSLLGTPPPSLPLGFGMLGGLVPVSLPFQFPPLLNFTPPGAAAAASGVVGPGANSSGYSLAQNLLKSLQSGSQAALPPHLQLAFSDANQSQGADMTRKSH, encoded by the exons ATGGCCGAACCGAGGAAAGTGCCGTTTGTCACCCTGTCGGCGTTCGCCGCCGGACAGTCGACGGAACAGCGAAAACGTCGGAGGGAGGACGATACCGACATAAGCGTGGGGGATGCGGGGCTTGGCACGGCCGCCACGGGGGCAGCGGGCTGCGGTATGTTCGCTAAAGCCGGCGACGGAGACGCCGCGGAGCCCAGAGGCATCACGGTGCGGCTCAATTTGTGCCTGTCGGAGCCGAGCGACCAGGCGTCGGCCGAGTTTAACTACAGCGAGCTGCTCCAGTCCGTCCAG GTTAAAAAGCCCGCAGCAGGGCTGCCCCCTGCCCTCGATCCCTCGGATCCCTTCGGTGACGATGAGCGCGAGCGGCAGGAAGTGGAAGCGCTGGCCAAGAAGTTCGAGAGCAAATAC GGTAATCAAGGAAAGAAGAAGAGGAAAGACCGGATGCAGGATCTGATCGATATTGGCTTTGGGTATGACGAGAGTGACCCGTTCATAGACAACTCTGAGGCT TACGACGAGCTGGTCCCTGCCTCTCTGACCACCAAACTCGGGGGCTTCTACATTAACACGGGTACTCTGCAGTTCCGGGCGGCGTCCGAGTCGGAAGGGGAGGACATGTTCAAGGATGGCAAACCCCATAAG AAGTTGAAGGATGGCGAGGATCAAGTGATTAAGAAACGCAAGAAAAAGGAGGGCAACAGCATGGAGGAGAAGAAACCGAGGAAGAACAGAGTGTCCAAGCAAGG AGTGTCTGGTCTGAATCGACCCgagaagaagaagaggaagaagctGATGAAGGACTCCCTGTGCCTGGCCGCTATGATACGGCGCTTTAACCGTGAGAAGGAGGAGATGCGCAAGAAGAACTGCAGTGCCAACGCTGTGCACCAcggccccacccccacccccacccccaccgccaGTGCCGGACATCACAGCACGCAGGCCGGCGCCGTCAGCAGCGACCTCTCCATCGCGGACCTGCCCGTGGACCCGACCGTGATGTCACTGCTGGGCTCGGCCAATGAGAGCGAGCTGCAGGAGCTCCTCGGTGACCTCGACTTCAGCCTCCTGGACTCCTCCCCCCAGTCCTCCAGCCCGGCACAGAGGGAGAATGGCCTGCCCGGCACCGGGGCCCCGGTGGCCCACAAAGTCGGAGTGGGGCCACTGGGCAGAGGCCAGGGGGTAGCAGGGGCCAGCGGGGAACTGCTGACACCCCCTCCGCTGCCAGACGGGCTCCCTGCCCCACTCGCGAAGCGCATCGAGGACCTGCGGGCG gcatctCGTCAGTTTGATCAAGAAGGCAGGAAGAAGTTCTTCACTCTGGATATGAACAACATCTTGCTTGA catcGAGCTGCAGGTGCAGGAACAGCCGGCCTCCGTGCGTGCCGCCATCTACTCCCACCTGGAGGCCTTCGTGCCGTGCAACAAGGAGGCGCTGCTGAAACGTCTCAAGAAGCTCAGCCTCAACATTCAG GACGACCGTCTACGCGGCCCGCTGCTGAAGCTGAAGCTGGCCGTGTGCAGTGTGATGCCGGAGCAGATCGCCCAGTACAACATGGACTGCCTGGCCAAGGCCGCCAA GCAGCAGTCTGAGGAGGGGGAGAAGAATGGCTCAGAGGAGGAAGACGAGGAGAAGCCGGGGAAGAGGGTGATGGGGCCGCGCAAGAAATTTGTGTGGAACGACAAACTCAG gtccctCCTGTGCAACCTGGTGCGAGTGAAGCTGGGCTGCTATGAACTGGAGTCTCAGTGCTCGGTCTCCGTGGAGGACTACCTGAAGGCCTTCATGGAGAACGAGGTCAAGCCGCTGTGGCCTAAAGGCTGGATGCAGACCAG GATGCTCTTCAAGGAGAGTCGCTCCGTTCACAGCCATCTCACGGGAAACCT AGCCAAGAAGAAGATTGTTCCGACCCCAAAAGCCAAACCCAAG GAGGGCATGTGGCCCCAGCGCCCCCCCGCTTCAGCTGCCCCCGCCGCCTCTCCTGCCCCCGCCATACGCAGACCTCCCTCATCCCCCTCAGAGACCATCTGTCTGTCGGACTCGCTGGATGAGGACCTGACTGCCCCCTCTCTGGACTCCATCTCCCACGCGCTGGCTCTCCTCAGCAACGCCGCCAAGGGGCTGGCTCAGAGCGAcagcccaccctcccccccagtccctaagATGCTGACCTCCACCCCGGTGCCCCCTGTCGCCACGTACGCCTCCCCGCTCTCTCAGTCGCCCCTCTCGGTGAAGAAGGAGGCTTCAGGCCTCCCCCTGGCCAACATCAacactccctcctcctccccctcctcctcctcctcctcctccccctgtCTTCCTCGGCCGCCCTCTgtctcctcctccccctcctccacTGTAGTGGCGTCTGCAGTGCATGCTGAAGCCTATGGGATGCTGAAGGGTGGGGGCTCCCTACCGCAGAGCCAGAGGCACCCGATGCCCCCCGCCCACAGGCCGGGCGTGACTGGCGTGAGTAAACTCAACCAGACGGGATCCCCCTCCCCGCcgaagccccgccccccccccactgcctctCCGCTCCTACCTCCCCAGAAGGCCTATTGCCCTGCTGGGGTAAAAGCTGGAGTTTCTCCGGCCCACTCCAGCCTTGTGAAAAGCAGCACCAAGGCTAACGCTAATAGCAGCAGTGGTGGGGTGCCCATGTCCCCCCAGTCCCGCATGAACTCCCACACCCCCCAGCTGAACCCGAAGAGTCTGCAGGCCCCGCGCCTCCCCCATGGCCCCTCCCCGGTCCAGGCTCCCTCGCACCCCCAGTCGAAGGTTCACCCGCATCACCAGTCCAACTTCATTACCCCCATGCAGGCCACCCTCACCAAGTCCCCCCACAGCAGCAGCTCTCCCATCATCAAGCTGACGCCCCGGCCCCCCGCCCCGACtctgcccccctcctcctccccctcgccatcc ccctccctcccggCGCTCTCCCGCCCTCAGCCCATCCCTCAAGTGCATCAGTATTCTCCCAAAAACCCAGGGTTCCGGCCGCCGTTCTCCGTGCCGCCGGCAGGGGTGGCGGCTAAACCCGGGCAGGGTACCTACAGCCTGGCGGGGGGACACAAAGCGGCCCCCCATAGCAGCGGCGCCACAACTAATGCCAGCCCCGCAAGCGCGCCCTCCAATTCCAGTCGGCCTACGtcaagcccctcccccaccgtCTCGGCCAATCACGGGCAGAGACAGAGGAGCGTGAGTGGGGCCGGCCAGGGGCCTAAGCCAGTGGCGAGTCGGGCTCCTGTCACTCCCCTCCCAACAGCTCCGGTTACCTCTCAGCTGTCCCAG GTTTCCTCAGCCAGCAGCAGCCTCCTGGgcaccccgcccccctccctcccgctGGGGTTTGGCATGCTGGGTGGGCTGGTCCCAGTCTCTCTGCCCTTCCAGTTCCCTCCGCTGCTGAATTTCACGCCACCCGGGGCGGCGGCCGCTGCCAGCGGGGTTGTTGGCCCTGGGGCCAACAGCTCAGGATACAGCCTGGCGCAGA ATCTGTTAAAGAGTCTGCAGTCAGGGTCTCAGGCTGCCCTACCTCCTCACTTGCAGCTTGCCTTCTCAG ACGCGAACCAAAGCCAGGGCGCGGACATGACGAGGAAGTCTCACTGA